A region from the Phycisphaerales bacterium genome encodes:
- the nth gene encoding endonuclease III codes for MVAREPPPMTADVAPIKATPRQRERAARLLAALREAYPDARCELDYRTPHELLIATILSAQATDVSVNKATPALFKNYPTIQHLADATPEEIEPFIKAIGLYRNKAKSIHLAARAIVDQFAGQVPRTMPELLTFRGVARKTANVVLGNAFHINVGFVVDTHVQRLATRFALVKPATPIPIIERTLMGLFPQKSWCDASHYFIFHGRRVCTARGTGCADHAICKEFGTACDRRVASLRVSAPKTRARPSTAGGSSGKV; via the coding sequence ATGGTCGCTCGCGAGCCGCCGCCCATGACCGCCGATGTTGCTCCCATCAAGGCCACCCCGCGCCAGCGAGAGCGTGCCGCCCGGCTCCTCGCCGCACTCCGCGAGGCCTACCCCGACGCCCGCTGCGAACTCGACTATCGCACGCCGCACGAACTGCTGATCGCCACGATCCTCTCCGCCCAGGCGACCGACGTCAGCGTCAACAAGGCCACGCCTGCCCTGTTCAAGAACTATCCGACAATCCAACATCTCGCCGACGCCACGCCCGAAGAGATCGAGCCATTCATCAAAGCCATCGGGCTTTACCGCAACAAAGCCAAGTCCATCCACCTCGCCGCCCGTGCCATCGTCGATCAGTTTGCCGGCCAGGTTCCGCGCACCATGCCCGAACTCCTGACGTTCCGAGGCGTCGCCCGCAAGACCGCCAACGTCGTCCTCGGCAACGCCTTCCACATCAACGTCGGCTTCGTCGTCGACACCCACGTCCAGCGCCTCGCCACCCGATTCGCCCTCGTCAAGCCCGCCACGCCCATCCCGATAATCGAGCGCACGCTCATGGGACTCTTCCCGCAAAAAAGTTGGTGCGACGCGTCACACTACTTCATCTTCCACGGGCGGCGTGTCTGCACAGCGCGTGGCACCGGCTGCGCCGACCACGCCATCTGCAAGGAGTTCGGCACGGCGTGCGATCGCCGCGTGGCGTCGCTCCGCGTCAGCGCGCCAAAGACCCGCGCACGCCCATCCACGGCGGGCGGCTCTTCGGGAAAAGTCTGA
- a CDS encoding N(4)-(beta-N-acetylglucosaminyl)-L-asparaginase, with the protein MTNLTRRNFLATIPAAAIPLAALKSSARAAIITQPGAPKTGDDHRGPCVLASLNGLRATIRAKELIDQGFDPADAIVQGIRIIEDDPTDDSVGLGGLPNADGIVELDASVMHGPTHKSGAVASLRNIKNPAMVALAVLRRTDHCLLVAEGALRFALLHGFREENLLTEPARQEWVRWKENNTHDDDYLNDDEKDSPTGKTWDRLPWQSVHDDQPKDDTRENDGPQLKSHTRRNHSRPYTTEVTGTVHVNCVTPKGDIASATSTSGLNWKIPGRVGDSPIIGAGNYCDNNVGAAGCTGRGEACITNLAAFQVVNLMAEGLSPTAACLEVAKRVADHTKEKRLKNPDGSPNFNVRFYALRKDGAYGCATLWSGHKFAVNDSTGPKALDAPYLFESKP; encoded by the coding sequence ATGACCAACCTCACACGCCGCAACTTCCTCGCCACCATCCCCGCAGCCGCCATCCCGCTCGCCGCACTCAAATCCTCCGCGCGCGCGGCCATCATCACCCAGCCCGGCGCACCAAAAACCGGCGACGACCACCGCGGCCCCTGCGTCCTCGCCTCCCTCAACGGCCTGCGCGCCACCATCCGAGCCAAGGAACTCATCGACCAGGGCTTCGATCCCGCCGACGCCATCGTCCAAGGCATCCGCATCATCGAAGACGACCCCACCGACGACTCCGTCGGACTCGGCGGCCTCCCCAACGCCGATGGCATCGTCGAACTCGACGCCTCCGTCATGCACGGCCCAACCCACAAGTCCGGCGCCGTCGCCTCGCTCCGAAACATCAAGAACCCAGCCATGGTCGCCCTCGCCGTCCTCCGCAGAACCGACCACTGCCTCCTCGTCGCCGAGGGCGCCCTCCGCTTCGCCCTGCTCCACGGCTTCCGCGAAGAAAACCTCCTCACCGAACCCGCCCGACAGGAATGGGTCCGCTGGAAAGAAAACAACACCCACGACGACGACTACCTCAACGACGACGAAAAAGACTCGCCCACCGGCAAAACCTGGGACCGACTCCCCTGGCAGTCCGTGCACGACGACCAACCCAAAGACGACACTCGCGAGAACGACGGCCCACAACTGAAGTCCCACACCCGCCGCAATCACTCTCGCCCCTACACCACCGAAGTCACAGGCACCGTCCACGTCAACTGCGTCACACCCAAGGGCGACATCGCCTCCGCCACCTCCACCAGCGGCCTCAACTGGAAAATCCCAGGCCGCGTCGGCGACTCCCCCATCATCGGCGCCGGCAACTACTGCGACAACAACGTCGGCGCCGCCGGCTGCACAGGCCGAGGCGAGGCCTGTATCACCAACCTCGCCGCCTTCCAGGTCGTCAACCTCATGGCCGAAGGCCTCTCCCCCACCGCCGCCTGCCTCGAAGTCGCCAAGCGCGTCGCCGATCACACCAAGGAAAAACGCCTCAAAAACCCCGACGGCTCCCCGAACTTCAACGTCCGCTTCTACGCCCTCCGAAAAGACGGCGCCTACGGCTGCGCCACCCTCTGGTCAGGCCACAAGTTCGCCGTCAACGACTCCACAGGCCCCAAAGCCCTCGACGCCCCCTACCTCTTCGAGTCCAAGCCGTAA